The Sandaracinus amylolyticus genomic interval GATCCTCGACGATCAGCCACCCGACCGCGACGTGCCCCGCCGGGGTGTGGAGCGCGTCGTTGTCCGAGAGCACGCGCGTGAGCACGACGGTGCTCGCGACGGAGATCGCCACCCCGAACACCAGTCCCGCGGCGATGCTCCACCCGAACGCGACCGCGACCACCACGCCGAGCGCCGTCGCCACCGCGATCTGCACCGCCGCGCCGGGGATCGCGACGGCGCGCACGGCGAGCAGATCGCGCGCGTGGAAGTGCAGCCCGACGCCGAACATCAGGAGCACGACGCCGAGCTCCGCGAGCTGCTCGGCGATGTGGCTGTCCGCGACGAAGCCCGGCGTGAACGGGCCGATCGCGACACCGGCGAGGAGATAGCCGACGATCGGCGAGATCCCGAGGCGCTGCGCACCGAGGCCCGCGAAGAGCGCGGCGACGAGGCCACCGGTGATCGTGAAGACGAGAGGGAGCTCGTGAGGCATGCGTCGGGCGCTCGTGCGCAGATAGGGCGCACGAGCGGTGGAGACAAGCGCGAACACCTCCCGCGACGCATCGGTAATTCCGATGGGTGCTCCGCGTTTCTCCGCCGTGGACGGACGGCGTCCGGGCCCCAGATCCCATCACGCGCCGGTCGCGGAGAGGAGCTGGTGGTGCCCGACGCGCAGTCTTCGTTCGTCGTCCGAGTCGTGTTCCTGCTGGCGATCGCGGTCGCGGGCGCCGGCGTGCTGCGGGTCTGCGCGCCGAGCTCGCCGAGCGCGAGCGCGGTCGAGACCGGCGCCGAGTGACCCGCGCTCAGCTCATCGCGTTGCGCGCGGCGCGCTGCGCCATGACGATCGCGCGGCGCGCGTAGCCCGCGTGCTCGGCGAGCTCGTGGTCGTCGTAGAGCGTCGCGAGGTCGTCGGCGCACGACTCGGCCGCGTGCGCGGCGGCGACACGCAGCTCGGGCTCGGCGCGGCGATCGACGGCGAGGCCGAGCAGGCGCGTGAGCGCATCGGAGAGCGCGCGCTCCGCCGCGGCGTGCGAGCCCGCTGCGCGCTCCAGCGAGGCGAGACGATGCGCGGCGAGCGCGAACGCGCGCACCGCGGCGCGCGCCGCGGCGACCGGACGGCGCGCGTCGACGACCTCGAGCAGGCCCGACAGCGCGCGCTTCGCGCGGTTGGCCTCGACGAGGCGCGCGCGCGCGAGGTGCTCGACGAGCGGCATCGAGCACGGGTGCTCGGCGAACGCGGGGAACGAGGGCAGGAGCTCGGTGCGCATGGGCTCACTCCGCGGCGTCGGCGAAGGTGTCGTCGCCCTCGACGTCGTGAGCGCGACGGGCGTGGGTGAGCAGCGCGGCGAACGCGACGTCGTCCGCGCTCGTGCGCGGCGCGGCGGCGACCCGTGCGAGCGCAGCCGTCGCGAGCGCGCGTGCGGCGTGCCGCATGCCGAGCGACTGGGCCTCGTCGGCGAGCTCGATCAGCGCGCGGGCGCACCGACGCGCCGAGTCGGGGCGGGCCGAGTCGGGGCGGGGAGCGGAGCGATCGGGCGTACGCGGATCGGACAAGGCGGCCTCCTTCCCTCGGACGGGTCGGAAGCTGCGCTAGTTGAGAACGATTGTCAATCGCAGAGCCGCGACGACCCGCCCGATTCACCAACGAAAACGGGCGCAGACGAGGTCTGCGCCCGTTCGCGGGTCGTTGAAACTGGGTGGGCTCAGCGCGTCGGAGCGCCCTGCGCCTCGGGCCGCGGCCCACCGGGCCGGCGCCCGCGACCGCCACGGCGACGCTTGCGACGCCGCCCGCCGTCACCCGGCTGCGCCGCCGAGCCACCCTCCGCGGCAGCGCTCCGCTCGCCCGCCGGCTTGCGCTCGACGATCGGGCCTTCGCTCTTGCCGCGCGACACACGCTCGACGATCGGACCGCGCCCGCCGCCGCCCGGTCCGCGCGAAGGTCCGCCTCCGCGCGCGTGCTGCGGCCGTCCACCGCCGCCACCGCCGCTCGGACGCTGGGCGGGGCGCGGGCCCGCACCGCCCCCGCCGCGACGCGCGAGATCGGTCATCGGCGGCAGCGGCTCGCTCGGCGGGTACGCGTGCTGCTCGACGCGCGGCACGTGCTTGCCGATCAGCCGCTCGATGTCGACGAGGTACGGGCGCTCCTCGCTCTCGCAGAACGAGATCGCGATGCCCGCCGCGCCCGCGCGCCCGGTGCGACCGATGCGGTGCACGTACGTCTCGGGGATGTTCGGCAGGTCGTAGTTGATCACGTGGGTGATCCCCTCGACGTCGATGCCGCGCGCCGCGATGTCGGTCGCGACCAGCAAGCGCAGCTCGCCGGTGCGGAAGCCGGTCATCGCGCGCTCTCGCGCGTTCTGCGACTTGTTGCCGTGGATCGCGGCGGCCTTGAGCCCCGCCTTCTCGAGCTGCTGCACGACCTTGTTGGCGCCGTGCTTCGTGCGCGTGAAGACGAGCGTGTGCTCGATCGCCGGATCCTTCTTCAGCAGGTCGACGAGCAGGCGCGGCTTGTTGCCCTTGTCGACGAAGTACACGTGCTGATCGATGCGCTCCGCGGTCGACGAGACCGGCGTCACCGCGACGCTCACCGGATCACGCAGCAGCGAGTCTGCAAGCGCGCGGATGTCGGGCGGCATCGTCGCCGAGAAGAAGAGCGTCTGGCGCTCGCGCGGGAGCTTCGCGATCACGCGCTTCACGTCGGGCAGGAAGCCCATGTCGAGCATGCGATCGGCCTCGTCGAGCACGAAGATCTCGACGTCGGCGAGCTTCACGTGGCCCTGGTTCATCAGGTCGAGCAGGCGGCCCGGCGTGGCGATCAGCGCGTCGACTCCGTCGCGGAGCTCGGCGATCTGCGGCTTCTCGTTGACGCCACCGAAGATCACGGTGTGCCAGAGGTCGAGGCCCTTGCCGTACGTCGTGAACGAGTCGCCGATCTGGATCGCGAGCTCGCGCGTGGGCGTGAGGACGAGGGCACGGAGCTTGGGCTCGTCGCCCGCGCTCGCGTCGAGGCGCTGCAGGAGGGGCAGCGCGAACGCTGCGGTCTTGCCGGTGCCGGTCTGCGCGCATCCGAGGACGTCGCGGCCGGCGATGGCGGGAGGAATGGCCTCGCGCTGGATCGGAGTCGGCGTCTCGTAGCCGGTCTGTTCGATCGCGCGGAGGAGGGGGGCCGAGAGGCCCAGGTCACGAAACTGCACGCGCCTAGGTCGCACGGATCGGCGGGATTGCAAGCGGGATCTCGCGATCAGCGCGTCCAGTGACACTCGGGGCGCGTGCGCGCGAAGTGTGCGTCGTACTCAAGATCTTCGGCGTAGAACGCGCGTTCTTCGGGGTTGCGCTCGCCGACGATCACGAGCGTGCACTCCGTGTCGCCGCGGTTCACGAAGGTGTGCGCGATGCCGGTGCCGGGCGGGAACGCGACGAAGTGGCCCTCGCGCAGCGTGATCTCGCGGGCCTCGCGGCCGGGCTCGATCACGCGCACGTGGCAGGTGCCGGAGACGACGTAGATCAGCTCTTCTTCGCGCAGGTGGGCGTGGGTGAAGCTGGTGCGCCGTCCCGGGAGCAGGCGCTCGACCGAGAAGCCCACGCGCGTCGAGCCCGCAGCGCGTCCGAGGTCGCGATAGAGCGAGAGCTTCTCCGCGTCGAAGGGCGCGGGATACGTGCCCTCGACCTCCGGCACGTCGTCGCGGTGCACGACGTACGAGGGGAGCGCGTCGTCACGATCGGCCATGCGCGCGATGTGCACGCACGATGCGGCGCCCGCAAGTCAGGCCGCGACGCGGGTGCGCGGACCGATCGCGCCGCGGACGCGGTCGAGCACGCGGCGCTGCTGCGACGGATCGAGCGCGCCGGTGCAGCGCAGCAGCGCGCGTCCTTCGCGATCGATCACGAGCACGTTGCTCTCGCCGCGCACGAACGAGAACGGCGCCGCGGTCATCGCGCCCTGCCAGTCGAAGAGGATCTCCACGCCGATGGTGCGGGCGATCGCGGCGATCGCGGCGCGCACGACGTTGCGCGCAGGCGCGAAGTCGAACGCGTTGACGTCGCCGATCGCGACGATCGAGAGCTCGCGGCCGAGCTCGCGATCCTGCGCGATCGCGCTGAGCGCGTCCTTGAGCGCGCGGTTGTCACCCAGGTGATCGCGGTCCTCCCAGAAGACCACGACGACGCGCCCGCGGTGCTCCGAGAGGCGGCGGCGCCCGCCGGAGGACGACTCGAGCTCGATGTCGAGCGAGGAGATGTCGCAATTCGGCATGATAGACACCTTGGGTCACGGAAAAACATGGACAAGACCTGGACAGCTTGGAGCGCACGCCGAGCCGGGCGCCGCCCCCGTGCATCGGAGGCACGACCGGGGCGCGACGTGACAGCGCGTGTGATGGGGCGGGTTGCGAACCACGTGCCGCGACCGCCCGCGGAGATCGCGGGCTGCGCGTGGCGGCAGCGAGATCGTGGAGCGCGCCGGGCTCCCTCTTCCGCCGATGGGGAGCGCGCACCCCGTCGGGCTGCGGCCTGTTTGTCGTCGATCGCCGCGGAAAGAACAAGCCTCGATCTTTCCCCGCGATTGGCCACCTTCACCGGCCCTTTTCGACCGAGGAGGTGTCATGTCGAGACTCGCGATCTTGTTCGCCCGTCCGCGCGCCGAGCAGGAGATCGAAGACGACTTCGAGGCCGAGGCGCTCGCGGCGGAAGAGCTCGGGATCGAGGCCCACGAGATCGATCTCGATCTCGTCGTCGACGGTGACGCGGAGCGCGCCTGCGCGCGGCTGCCGCGCGGGCGCGACTGGCTCCTGCGATCGTGGATGTTGAAGGAGGACGAGTACGAGTCGCTCGAGGAGGGCGTCGACGCGCGGCGCGGGCGGCTGATCACCGACGCGCGCTCCTATGCGCGCGCGACGTATCTGCCCGAGTGGTATCCGGAGCTCGAGGACGTCACGCCGGCGTCGCGGTGGATCGAGGGCGCGGATCTCGACGAGGCGTGGGACGCGGCGCGCGCGCTCGGCGACGGGCCGTGGATCGTGAAGGACCACGTGAAGTCGGTGAAGGAGCAGTGGCTGGACGCGTGCTTCGTGCCCGAGGGCGCGGAGCGCGCGCGCTTCGACGCGGTGTGCAGCGCGATGATCGAGGCGCGTGGCGATCGCTTCGAGCGCGGCATCGTGGTGCGACGCTTCGTGCGGCTGCGCGAGCTCGGATATCGGATGCCCGAGCGCGCGGTGAGCGACGAGCACCGGCTCTTCTTCTTCGAGGGCGCGCTGATCGCGCACGCGCCCTATCACGACGTCGAGGTCGTGCCGCTCGACGTCGGCCCGCTGCGCGCGCTCGCGAAGCGCGTCGACTCGCCGTTCTTCACGATCGACGTCGCGCGCACGAGCGACGGCGGATGGACGGTGATCGAGGTGAACGACGGCGGGGTGTCGTGGCTGCCCGCGCAGCTCGATCCGCGCGCGCTCTACGAGCGCATCGCCGCCTGATGCGCGCGAGCGTCGCTCGCGTGCCATCCTCGCGCTCCGGTGATGACGAAGCTTCCCGACAAGAGCGCGGTGAGAGAGGCACTGCGAGCGGCGCTCGCGAGCACGCTCGCGATGCTCGCGCACGCCGCGAAGGACGCGGCCGAGGGCGCGACGCACGAGGAGAATCGCTCCGAGGGCGACAAGGACATGCGGGCGACCGAGCAGAGCTACATCGCGCGCGGACAGGCGATGCGCGCGGAGGAGATCGCGGAGGAGATCGCGCGCCTCGACGCGACACCGGTGCGCGCCTTCCGCGACGACGAGGCGATCGCGGCGGGCGCGCTGGTGCGCGTGTCGATCGACGGCGAGGACGAGCGCGTGCTCTACGTCGTGCCGTGGGGCGGCGGCACCGAGCTCGACGTCGGCGGCACGCGCGTCACCGTGATCACGCCGGTCTCGCCGGTCGGCCGCGCGCTCTGCGGGCGCTCCGCGGGCGACGACTTCGAGCTGACGCAGCGGGGCGCGGTGCGCGAGTGGGTGATCGAGGACGTTCGCTGATCGGAGCGGCGCGCGGGGACTACGTGCGGGCACATGCCCACTCGAGTCGGCGATGTCCTCGGGCGCGCGGGCGGTCTCGTCCTGGCGCCGCTCACTGCCACGATCAGTGCGGTGCGCCGTGCGCGGATGTTCCATCCGCGTGGCATCGCGCTACGCGCCGACGTGCGGCCGCGCGCTCGCCTCGCGCCGTGGGACACGATCGCGGAGCGGCTCCGTGGGCCGGCGCTGGTGCGGCTCTCGAGCGCGTGGTGGAAGCACGGTGAGATCAAGGACGTGCTCGGCATCGCGATCCGCTTCACGCGCAGCGAGCGGATCAGCCCGCGGCCGGGCCCCGGGGATCAGGATCTCCTGTTCGCGACGATCCGTCGGCCGTGGACGATGCCCTTCGCGCCGCTCACGACGCGCGTGCACGACTTCTTCGCGAACGAGTACTTCGCGGTCTCGCCGTTCGAGGTGCACGGCGCGGGCACGGTCGAGTGGCGCCTCGTGCCGGACGGCGCGATCGACGAGGGCGCGACGCGCGAGGAGAAGCTGGCGATCGCGATCGCGCGCGGCCATGCGCGGTTCGTGCTCGAGGCGCGGCCGTATCGGCGGCTGATCGATCTGGGGCGCCACCGTCATTGGCATCCGGTCGCCGACGTGGTGCTGCTCGAGCGCGTGACGATCGAGGACGAGATGCTGCGCTTCGATCCGTTCCGCGCAGGGCGCGGGATCCGTCCCGCGGGGTTCGTGCAGTCGCTGCGGCGCGCGACCTACGCCGCGAGCCAGTGGGCGCGCGCGCGCGCGACCGGTGTCGACGAGCACGGGGACGCCGCGCACGTGGTCGTCGATCTCGAGAAGGAGCGCGCGCGCCGCCACCTCGAGGGACACCGTCACGCGCGTGCGTGAGCGAGATGCTCGAGCAGCACGCGCGCGGCGTCGCGCGCCTGCTCGCGCAGCTCCGGCACCGCGGTCGACTCCCAGAGATCCGGCTTGCGCAGCGTGCCGATCACGACGAGATCGCCGCGCGCCCGATCGCCCTCGCGCGCGCGGCCGTGCTCGTCGGTGCGAACGCCGAGGCCGAGCCCGTCGAGCTCGAGGTGCTCCGCGCGGATCAGCGCGCCGAGGCCGGGCGCGCCGGCGAGACGCGCGCCCGAGCCTGGGCCGGTGCAGTTGACGATCCACGCGGTGCGCAGCGAGTGCGGATCGACCGCGCCGCGCGCACGCACGTCGAGCGTGACGCCCTCGTCGTCGGCGCGCGCCGCGAGCACGCGCCCCGCGAGCGTGCGGAACACGCCGCGCGACTCGAGCTCGTGGAGGATCGCGGCGACGGGCGGCGCGACGCGGTGCCGGCGCACCTCCCAGTACGCGCGCGCGTGACGCAGCAGGCGCGCGGCCTCGCGCTCCGGGAGCGCACGCCAGGTGCGCGCGGTGTGCGGCCGCAGCCCGTCGATCACCGCGCGCCAGTCGTCGGCGCGCGCGATCGCCGCGCGCAGCTCGCGCACCAGCGTGCGCGCGGTCGGGCCACGGTCGATCAGCGGATCGAGCCACTCGCTCGGATCGATCGCGCGCACCGGCACGCTCGCGTGCGACGCCGGCGCGAGCCCGCGGCGCGAGATCGCGACGACCGGAGCCTCGCGCAGCGAGCGCGTGATCGTGAGGAGCACGTCGATCGCGGTGAGGCCGGTGCCGAGCAGCACGACCGGCTCGTCGGGCGCGATCGCGGAGAGCGCGAGCGAGGCCCAGGGATCTTCGATGTAGCGCGAGCGCGAGCCCGACCAGCGATCGCCGATCGGGCACTCCGGCGGGCGATGCCCCGTCGCGACGACGATCGCGTCGGCGTCGATCGGCGCGCCGCCGTCGAGCTCGAGGCGCCACCGGTCGGCGTCGCGACGCACGTCGTGCACCTCGGCGCGCACGATCTCCGCCGTGACGTCCTGCGCGGACTCCGCGGCGACCTCGAAGAACGTGTCGCGCACGTACTCGCCGTAGAGGCGGCGCGGCAGGAAGTCGGTGGGCGCGACCGCGGGATCGCGGCGTCGCGCCCACGCGAGGAAGTGCTCGCGGCGATCGGGCCAGGCGCTCATGTTCGACGCCGGGACGTTCAGGAGGTGTCGCCCGTCGGCGGTCCGATACGCCGCGCCTTCGCCGAACGCGGCCTGGCGATCGACGATCACGACGTGGAGCGCGCGGTCCGACTGGCTCGCGAGCCGCACGAGGTGCGCGGCCGCGAGCGTGCCCGAGAACCCGCCGCCGATCAGCGCGACCACCGGTGCGCGCGCGGCGCGGCGGCGCGAGAAGATCGGCAGCGCGCGTGCCTCGCTCGGTCGCGCCGCGAAGCGCCGCAGCTCGGGCAGCGGAGGTGCGTAGACGTGCAGCGTGACCAGCAGCGAGCCGTCGCTCGCGTCGTTCGAGAGCGCGTGCACCTCGGTCGTGGTGTCGACCGCGACCTCGCCCTCGCGGAGCTCGCCGCGCGCGCACGGATCGACGAGCCCGTCGGGCGCCGGCGCGTACCGCGTCTCGTGCACACCGCCGCGCATCACGCGCAGCGCGCACAGCGATCCCGCGTGGTCGTGAGGCGCGCTCCGTTGCCCGGGGCGCCACGTCATCACGAGCATCTCGAACGCGTCGGTGCGCGCGATGCGGCGGCGCGTGTACCCGTGCTCGCCCGGCGACACGAACGGCGCGACGTCGTCCCACTCCAGCTCCGCGCCCGCGAGCAGCGCCATCGCGTCCTCGCGTCGGACCTGCGCGCCGAGGGCCTCGAAGCGCGCGATCAGCTCGCGCAGGCGAGATCGTTCGGACATCGACACGCGGCGCAGCATGCCGTGTGCCCGATCGCCCGTGCGTCTCGATGCGCGTGCCCGCCGCGTGGAGCGGGCGCGAACGCACGCAGCCCGCGACCCGTGATGGGTCGGCCATCACCGGTGATGGGCACCACCCGAGACCGTGCCCGTGATACGTGTCCGCGCATGCGTTCCGCGCTCCTTCGCTTCTCGCCGCTCGTCATCGCCTTCTCGCTGCTCGCGTGCGATCCACGCGACAACGCGCCCGCCGACGCGGGCACCGACGCGGTCCGCGACTACCGCGCCGAGCCGTTCGAGCCGACCGACGCGACGCGCGCGTACTGCGGCGACGCCGACGACGACGCGATCGAGGCGCGCATCACCGAGATCCTCTCGACGCTCACCGTCGACGAGAAGGTCGCGCTGATGCACGGGAGCGGATACTCGTCGAGCGACCGCGCGTGGCGCGTGCCGGGCAACGAGCGCGTCGGCGTGCCCGGCTTCCGCATGCTCGACGGGCCGCGCGGCCTGAGCCGCTTCACGCGCGTGCCTGCGACCGCGTTCCCGGTGGCGATGATGCGCGGCGCGACCTGGGATCCCGCGCTCGAGCGCGACGTGGGCGCGGCGATCGCGCGCGAGGTGCGCTCGATCGGCGTCGACGTGCTGCTCGCGCCGACGATCAACGTGCTGCGACATCCGCGCTGGGGCCGCGCGCAGGAGACGTACGGCGAGGACTCGCACCACATGGGCGAGCTCGGGGTGGCGTTCGTGCAGGGCGCGCAGGCAGAAGGCGTGATCGCGAGCGCGAAGCATTTCGCGGCGAACAGCATCGAGAACACGCGGCACGAGGTCGACGTGGTGATCGACGAGCGCACGCTGCGCGAGGTGTACCTGCCGCACTTCCGGCGCGTGGTGATCGACGGGCGCGTCGGATCGGTGATGAGCGCGTACAACCGCGTGAACGGGCTCTATTGCGATCAACAGTCGCACTTGCTGACTGACATCCTCCGCGGAGAGTGGCAGTTCGCGGGGTTCGTCGAGTCCGACTGGGTGCTCGGCACCCACGGTGACGTGGACTCGCTGCGCGCCGGGCTCGACGTCGAGATGCCGTTCGGTCCGAATTTCCGGCGCCTCCCGGCGGCGATCACGAGCGGCGCGCTGGACGAGCGCGAGCTCGACGCGTCGCTCCGGCGCGTGCTGCGCGCGCAGCTCTGCTTCGGGCTCGACGAGCGGCAGCGGCCCGTCGACGAGCCATCGGTGCGCGGGAGCGCGGAGCACCTCGCGCTGGCGCGCGAGGTCGCCCGGCGCGGGATCGTGCTGCTGCGCAACGACGGCGGGGCGCTCCCGATCGCGCCGGGCGCGACGTCGATCGCGCTGCTGG includes:
- a CDS encoding GreA/GreB family elongation factor, yielding MTKLPDKSAVREALRAALASTLAMLAHAAKDAAEGATHEENRSEGDKDMRATEQSYIARGQAMRAEEIAEEIARLDATPVRAFRDDEAIAAGALVRVSIDGEDERVLYVVPWGGGTELDVGGTRVTVITPVSPVGRALCGRSAGDDFELTQRGAVREWVIEDVR
- a CDS encoding FAD/NAD(P)-binding protein — encoded protein: MSERSRLRELIARFEALGAQVRREDAMALLAGAELEWDDVAPFVSPGEHGYTRRRIARTDAFEMLVMTWRPGQRSAPHDHAGSLCALRVMRGGVHETRYAPAPDGLVDPCARGELREGEVAVDTTTEVHALSNDASDGSLLVTLHVYAPPLPELRRFAARPSEARALPIFSRRRAARAPVVALIGGGFSGTLAAAHLVRLASQSDRALHVVIVDRQAAFGEGAAYRTADGRHLLNVPASNMSAWPDRREHFLAWARRRDPAVAPTDFLPRRLYGEYVRDTFFEVAAESAQDVTAEIVRAEVHDVRRDADRWRLELDGGAPIDADAIVVATGHRPPECPIGDRWSGSRSRYIEDPWASLALSAIAPDEPVVLLGTGLTAIDVLLTITRSLREAPVVAISRRGLAPASHASVPVRAIDPSEWLDPLIDRGPTARTLVRELRAAIARADDWRAVIDGLRPHTARTWRALPEREAARLLRHARAYWEVRRHRVAPPVAAILHELESRGVFRTLAGRVLAARADDEGVTLDVRARGAVDPHSLRTAWIVNCTGPGSGARLAGAPGLGALIRAEHLELDGLGLGVRTDEHGRAREGDRARGDLVVIGTLRKPDLWESTAVPELREQARDAARVLLEHLAHARA
- a CDS encoding cupin domain-containing protein, which produces MADRDDALPSYVVHRDDVPEVEGTYPAPFDAEKLSLYRDLGRAAGSTRVGFSVERLLPGRRTSFTHAHLREEELIYVVSGTCHVRVIEPGREAREITLREGHFVAFPPGTGIAHTFVNRGDTECTLVIVGERNPEERAFYAEDLEYDAHFARTRPECHWTR
- a CDS encoding DEAD/DEAH box helicase; translated protein: MQFRDLGLSAPLLRAIEQTGYETPTPIQREAIPPAIAGRDVLGCAQTGTGKTAAFALPLLQRLDASAGDEPKLRALVLTPTRELAIQIGDSFTTYGKGLDLWHTVIFGGVNEKPQIAELRDGVDALIATPGRLLDLMNQGHVKLADVEIFVLDEADRMLDMGFLPDVKRVIAKLPRERQTLFFSATMPPDIRALADSLLRDPVSVAVTPVSSTAERIDQHVYFVDKGNKPRLLVDLLKKDPAIEHTLVFTRTKHGANKVVQQLEKAGLKAAAIHGNKSQNARERAMTGFRTGELRLLVATDIAARGIDVEGITHVINYDLPNIPETYVHRIGRTGRAGAAGIAISFCESEERPYLVDIERLIGKHVPRVEQHAYPPSEPLPPMTDLARRGGGGAGPRPAQRPSGGGGGGRPQHARGGGPSRGPGGGGRGPIVERVSRGKSEGPIVERKPAGERSAAAEGGSAAQPGDGGRRRKRRRGGRGRRPGGPRPEAQGAPTR
- a CDS encoding beta-glucosidase yields the protein MRSALLRFSPLVIAFSLLACDPRDNAPADAGTDAVRDYRAEPFEPTDATRAYCGDADDDAIEARITEILSTLTVDEKVALMHGSGYSSSDRAWRVPGNERVGVPGFRMLDGPRGLSRFTRVPATAFPVAMMRGATWDPALERDVGAAIAREVRSIGVDVLLAPTINVLRHPRWGRAQETYGEDSHHMGELGVAFVQGAQAEGVIASAKHFAANSIENTRHEVDVVIDERTLREVYLPHFRRVVIDGRVGSVMSAYNRVNGLYCDQQSHLLTDILRGEWQFAGFVESDWVLGTHGDVDSLRAGLDVEMPFGPNFRRLPAAITSGALDERELDASLRRVLRAQLCFGLDERQRPVDEPSVRGSAEHLALAREVARRGIVLLRNDGGALPIAPGATSIALLGRNADAENIGDLGSSSVIPQGVVTALEGLGERDGVTVTHVPGTTLDAAGEATVRAADVVVIVTGLDSDDEGEADIAAGDRESLALRAEEVALIRAVAALHDRVVVVLEGGSAITTGEWDGDIEALVLAFYPGSEGGRAIADVLFGDVSPSGRLPFSIPAQESDLPEFDNVSHTVDYGYLHGYRHLAANETPARYPFGFGLSYSTFTLSELALSSERTTATGTITATVRVTNTGTVRARETVQAYVGARGSSVTRAPYDLRAFAQVQLDPGTSETVTLAVRAEDLAYWNETSSRMEVEAIEYELRVGTHAEDARLTATFRVE
- a CDS encoding ATP-grasp domain-containing protein; the encoded protein is MSRLAILFARPRAEQEIEDDFEAEALAAEELGIEAHEIDLDLVVDGDAERACARLPRGRDWLLRSWMLKEDEYESLEEGVDARRGRLITDARSYARATYLPEWYPELEDVTPASRWIEGADLDEAWDAARALGDGPWIVKDHVKSVKEQWLDACFVPEGAERARFDAVCSAMIEARGDRFERGIVVRRFVRLRELGYRMPERAVSDEHRLFFFEGALIAHAPYHDVEVVPLDVGPLRALAKRVDSPFFTIDVARTSDGGWTVIEVNDGGVSWLPAQLDPRALYERIAA